A single window of Pseudarthrobacter defluvii DNA harbors:
- a CDS encoding discoidin domain-containing protein, which translates to MTFSYRRTLRPVAALAAAATAAAGLALLLSGPVTAAEATPVTITPNPASRGEAFEGWGTSLVWFANATAGYSPELREELYQKVFGEDGLNLNIARYNVGGGNASDVANYLNDGSAVEGWWKPVTDAAPDQPASNLYNPDGSVDKTQANKLAFLKAWNPDDPASYNPAADQNQRWWVERLAADQQITHWEAFSNSPPWFMTKSGYVSGQVNTSKGENLLPEAESKFAAYMRHAVELLETGSGIKVDTIDPFNEPNSGYWGTDINAATGKPPTTYTQKQEGALIYPAAQDRVTKLLAGELAKGSTDAVISAMDETDPTKFMTNWNGYSQEAKDAVSQLNVHTYGTNDRRRVRDLANATDKPLWMSEVGGFWTGNPALGDSTSGWDRSNITNGLGIAGRIVNDLRELDPNAWVFWQPVEDTYKQEKADKGWGSIYVDFDCNYAGREGYSNRRLNDGAALDAAKCKVLTNQKYNTTRNFTHYIRPGDFLIGNDNAKTASALRADGNGATLVHFNDTPTPEKVTIDLSRFGSIARGATVTPVVTTKSPLDDIERNALVKGAPVGIDTAAKSATLEVPAASVVTFVVDGVSGVSDDAAPVRDGHKYHLSGEASGKFLTARTNGSASIEELGTDAAGVAPQMWTFTAVNSGGESANDRRWVVSTSDGRVLTGNGGVLNGSQAGTASLASLTAEQAKADPSAQWIVTTENGKQWSLVNGGAAIALQVSGNQTAAGTAVALASSTGTTATASASPHQAWGFTDIADLKLLGVSPVALSTLTGIAPTLPSTVTPLYKAGPAKPLAVTWSSVDPAVWQKEGKVTLRGSGVDPYGQAFDDAMLTVTVGQYLATDPASVTVGVGATLDSVKAAAPATVPGQIGDGPARNPISVVWDWASVDASALQAVGSVTVRGKAGTVDATLTVVVVDRVPTTNICMDDPGTAATASYTEGSYVAKNTCDGNTSTRWSNWVSGGRSGDSLSYTFSRDYTVDSVTVTSAEKAAQSLKVQYQDGSGAWKDTSAGTITGLSTASPTTVRFDPVTARGIRVSFVTTGSYTKVAEMAISGSRLADAGLADLGRLLVDQFSVPGFTSATTDYRVLSTSATPAVVGYPLDTNAKVSVQQATAESPTAVITVTAPDGTTKVYRVSVSTGKDACKSDGWKMSASPVFNNQGKCVSYFVSN; encoded by the coding sequence ATGACGTTCTCTTACCGACGAACACTAAGGCCGGTGGCCGCGCTGGCGGCCGCGGCCACGGCAGCAGCAGGCCTGGCTCTGCTGCTGTCCGGGCCGGTGACGGCGGCCGAAGCCACGCCGGTGACCATCACCCCCAACCCGGCAAGCCGCGGCGAAGCCTTCGAAGGTTGGGGAACCAGTCTGGTCTGGTTTGCAAACGCGACGGCGGGCTACTCACCCGAACTGCGCGAGGAGCTGTACCAGAAGGTCTTCGGCGAAGACGGACTCAACCTCAACATCGCCCGCTACAACGTGGGCGGCGGCAACGCGTCGGACGTGGCCAACTACCTCAACGACGGCAGCGCGGTGGAGGGATGGTGGAAGCCGGTCACAGACGCGGCCCCAGACCAGCCGGCGTCGAACCTTTACAATCCGGACGGAAGTGTCGACAAGACCCAAGCCAATAAGCTCGCGTTCCTCAAGGCTTGGAACCCGGACGACCCCGCGTCTTACAACCCCGCCGCTGACCAGAACCAGCGTTGGTGGGTTGAACGCCTCGCCGCGGACCAGCAGATCACCCACTGGGAAGCCTTCAGCAACTCGCCGCCGTGGTTCATGACGAAGAGCGGCTATGTGTCCGGCCAGGTCAACACCAGCAAGGGTGAAAACCTGTTGCCCGAGGCGGAAAGCAAGTTCGCCGCCTACATGCGTCACGCCGTCGAACTTCTTGAAACCGGCAGCGGCATCAAGGTGGACACCATCGATCCGTTCAATGAGCCAAACTCGGGCTACTGGGGCACGGACATCAACGCCGCCACGGGCAAGCCGCCAACCACGTATACCCAAAAGCAGGAGGGCGCTCTGATCTATCCGGCCGCGCAGGACCGGGTAACTAAACTGCTCGCCGGGGAGCTCGCCAAAGGCAGCACGGACGCCGTCATCTCCGCCATGGACGAGACCGATCCCACCAAGTTCATGACCAACTGGAACGGCTACAGCCAGGAAGCCAAGGATGCCGTTTCGCAGCTCAATGTCCACACTTACGGCACCAATGATCGACGCCGGGTCCGTGACCTGGCGAACGCAACCGACAAGCCACTGTGGATGAGCGAGGTGGGCGGCTTCTGGACCGGCAACCCGGCGCTCGGGGACTCCACCAGCGGTTGGGACCGCTCCAACATCACCAACGGCCTGGGCATCGCAGGCCGCATAGTCAACGACCTGCGCGAACTCGACCCCAATGCGTGGGTCTTCTGGCAACCCGTAGAGGACACATACAAACAGGAGAAGGCGGACAAAGGCTGGGGCTCCATCTATGTCGACTTCGACTGCAACTACGCCGGCAGAGAGGGCTACTCGAACAGACGGCTCAATGACGGCGCTGCGCTGGACGCAGCAAAGTGCAAAGTCCTGACCAACCAGAAGTACAACACCACCCGGAACTTCACGCATTACATACGTCCCGGCGACTTCCTCATCGGGAATGACAACGCCAAGACCGCCAGCGCCCTCCGCGCCGACGGCAACGGTGCCACCCTGGTCCACTTCAATGACACCCCGACGCCGGAAAAGGTCACCATTGACCTGAGCCGTTTCGGCAGCATCGCTCGCGGCGCCACCGTCACCCCGGTGGTCACCACCAAGTCACCGCTGGACGACATCGAACGGAACGCCCTGGTCAAAGGTGCACCGGTTGGCATCGACACCGCAGCTAAGTCAGCGACGCTTGAGGTTCCCGCCGCGTCCGTGGTGACGTTCGTCGTCGACGGCGTCAGTGGGGTTTCTGACGACGCCGCCCCTGTGCGTGACGGCCACAAGTACCACCTCAGTGGTGAGGCGAGCGGCAAGTTCCTGACGGCGCGCACGAATGGCTCTGCCTCGATTGAGGAATTGGGTACGGATGCTGCTGGTGTGGCTCCACAGATGTGGACGTTCACCGCCGTGAACAGCGGGGGCGAGTCTGCGAATGATCGCCGGTGGGTTGTTTCCACGTCGGACGGACGGGTGCTCACTGGCAACGGAGGCGTGCTTAACGGGAGCCAGGCCGGCACTGCTTCGCTTGCCTCCCTTACCGCTGAGCAGGCCAAGGCTGATCCTTCTGCACAGTGGATAGTGACTACGGAGAACGGCAAGCAGTGGTCTTTGGTAAACGGGGGCGCAGCGATTGCCCTGCAGGTTTCGGGCAACCAGACTGCGGCCGGGACTGCTGTGGCCTTGGCATCGTCCACAGGCACCACGGCCACGGCTTCGGCCAGCCCTCACCAGGCGTGGGGTTTCACGGACATCGCGGATCTTAAGCTCCTCGGAGTTTCGCCCGTCGCGCTCAGCACGCTGACTGGCATCGCACCGACCCTGCCCAGCACTGTCACCCCTCTGTACAAGGCAGGTCCGGCCAAGCCGCTCGCCGTCACGTGGTCTTCTGTTGACCCCGCTGTGTGGCAGAAGGAAGGGAAAGTGACGCTGCGGGGTTCGGGGGTGGATCCCTACGGACAGGCCTTTGATGACGCCATGCTGACCGTGACCGTCGGCCAGTACCTGGCAACCGACCCGGCGTCGGTCACGGTAGGTGTTGGTGCCACGCTGGACTCGGTCAAAGCTGCTGCACCGGCTACTGTTCCCGGGCAGATCGGCGACGGTCCTGCGCGCAACCCGATTTCCGTGGTGTGGGACTGGGCTTCGGTTGATGCTTCCGCTCTGCAGGCTGTGGGTTCGGTGACGGTCAGGGGCAAAGCCGGCACGGTGGACGCGACGCTCACCGTTGTGGTGGTGGACCGGGTCCCAACCACGAATATCTGCATGGACGATCCCGGCACCGCTGCTACGGCCAGCTACACCGAGGGCTCTTACGTCGCGAAAAACACCTGCGACGGCAACACCTCCACCCGCTGGTCCAATTGGGTGAGCGGCGGCCGCAGCGGCGACAGCCTGAGCTACACCTTCAGCCGCGACTACACGGTGGACTCCGTGACAGTGACCTCCGCTGAGAAGGCCGCCCAGAGCCTAAAGGTCCAGTACCAGGATGGCTCCGGCGCATGGAAGGACACGTCCGCGGGAACCATCACTGGACTCTCGACGGCTTCCCCCACCACCGTTCGCTTTGACCCGGTGACGGCCCGCGGGATCAGGGTTTCGTTCGTGACCACGGGTTCGTACACCAAGGTCGCGGAGATGGCCATTTCAGGCTCCCGCCTGGCCGATGCAGGCCTCGCCGATCTCGGCAGGCTTCTCGTAGACCAGTTCTCCGTCCCCGGTTTCACCTCGGCGACCACCGACTACCGCGTGTTGTCGACATCGGCGACTCCCGCCGTCGTCGGCTACCCGCTGGACACGAACGCGAAGGTGTCGGTCCAGCAGGCAACGGCAGAAAGCCCGACGGCGGTAATCACCGTGACTGCGCCTGATGGCACCACGAAGGTCTACCGCGTGTCCGTGTCCACGGGCAAGGACGCGTGCAAGAGCGATGGGTGGAAGATGAGTGCATCGCCAGTGTTCAACAACCAGGGGAAGTGCGTGAGCTACTTCGTCTCGAATTAG
- a CDS encoding ammonium transporter: protein MDSGNVAWTLASSALVCMMIPALALFYGGMVGSRRILNMMMMCFGGASLVAVLWALFGYSMAFGNSVGGLGLTGDVTEFPGMGQLLAKDDSASIPVILFAVFQLFFACVTTALVAGAAAGRMKFGAWMLFAGIWATVVYFPIAHWVFAFNSADGSTVGGWIANGIKAIDFAGGTAVHMNAGAAALALALVLGKSSGWPKVEHAKPHSRPLVLLGAGLLWVGWFGFNAGSALAAGQSAAVVFLNTAVAASAGLLAWALVERARHGAATSMGAASGLISALVAITPACGAVSPLGAVAIGALAGAVCSLAIELKFRLGFDDSLDVVGVHLVGGILGTLLIGLFATDKAPNGVSGLFYGGGFALLGVQAIATVSVLAYSFGATWVLAKILDKAMGGLRIKPEDELRGIDLAAHSELAYLTDEDPVQLGAPQRV from the coding sequence ATGGATTCGGGAAATGTCGCTTGGACTTTGGCCAGCTCGGCGCTGGTATGCATGATGATCCCCGCCCTGGCCTTGTTTTACGGGGGCATGGTGGGGTCGCGCCGCATTCTGAACATGATGATGATGTGCTTCGGCGGTGCCAGCCTGGTGGCCGTCCTCTGGGCACTCTTCGGGTACTCGATGGCCTTCGGCAACTCCGTGGGCGGACTGGGGCTGACCGGTGACGTTACCGAGTTCCCGGGCATGGGGCAGCTGCTGGCCAAGGATGATTCCGCGTCCATCCCGGTCATCCTGTTTGCCGTGTTCCAGCTGTTCTTCGCCTGCGTCACCACCGCACTGGTTGCCGGGGCTGCTGCCGGGCGCATGAAATTCGGCGCCTGGATGCTGTTCGCCGGCATCTGGGCCACGGTGGTCTACTTCCCCATCGCGCACTGGGTGTTCGCTTTTAACTCCGCGGACGGAAGCACCGTTGGCGGCTGGATCGCCAACGGCATCAAGGCCATCGACTTCGCCGGTGGAACCGCGGTCCACATGAATGCCGGTGCCGCCGCACTGGCATTGGCCCTGGTACTGGGCAAAAGCTCCGGCTGGCCCAAGGTGGAACACGCCAAGCCCCACAGCCGGCCGTTGGTGCTGCTGGGCGCCGGCCTGCTGTGGGTGGGCTGGTTTGGCTTCAATGCCGGTTCCGCCCTCGCCGCCGGCCAGTCCGCGGCGGTGGTCTTCCTGAACACAGCAGTAGCCGCGTCCGCGGGCCTGCTCGCCTGGGCCCTCGTGGAACGGGCCCGCCACGGCGCAGCCACCAGCATGGGCGCCGCATCCGGCCTGATCTCCGCGCTGGTGGCCATCACCCCGGCCTGTGGTGCGGTCAGCCCGCTGGGCGCCGTGGCCATCGGTGCGCTTGCCGGGGCCGTCTGCTCGCTGGCCATCGAACTGAAGTTCCGGCTGGGCTTCGACGACTCCCTGGACGTCGTGGGCGTCCACCTGGTGGGCGGCATCCTGGGGACTCTGCTGATCGGCCTCTTCGCCACGGACAAGGCCCCGAACGGTGTCAGCGGCCTGTTCTACGGCGGCGGGTTCGCGTTGCTGGGCGTCCAGGCGATCGCAACCGTCAGCGTTCTGGCCTACTCCTTCGGGGCCACCTGGGTCCTGGCGAAGATCCTGGACAAAGCCATGGGCGGCCTCCGCATCAAACCTGAAGACGAACTGCGCGGCATCGACCTCGCAGCGCACTCCGAGCTGGCCTACCTGACGGACGAGGATCCGGTGCAGCTGGGCGCGCCGCAGCGGGTCTAG
- a CDS encoding LacI family DNA-binding transcriptional regulator — protein MARATVQDVAKTAGVSVGTVSRVLNGSPAVSASSREKVAGAIRQLNYRPLASARDLRRDRTMRILALSKNLESPIISEAFRGVGDAAALSGYVSLIAPTSGSLEREQQLVDMLRNGSVDGLILFSPAMPDDDIEALATQLSVVQLCEIAESDAAFGVSIDDRQAAYDITRHLISTGARRIAMIGNRVARSGRLRERGFRDALSEAGLDAHHSLFATGDFDFHTGRRLTRELLAMDHLPDAVFCGSDTVAAGCVREITNARLRVPDDIAVAGFDDSIQAEMCVPELTTIRQPAYEMGLMAFEALFARMTQADGHRRGRTFLPHELVVRGSTKG, from the coding sequence ATGGCTCGAGCGACTGTGCAGGACGTCGCCAAAACAGCGGGAGTGTCCGTCGGCACGGTGTCGCGCGTACTGAACGGAAGTCCGGCAGTCAGCGCGTCCAGCAGGGAAAAGGTGGCAGGAGCGATCCGGCAGCTCAACTACCGGCCGCTGGCCTCCGCGCGGGACCTCCGCCGCGACCGGACCATGCGCATTCTGGCCCTTTCGAAGAACCTTGAGTCCCCCATCATCAGCGAAGCGTTCCGCGGGGTGGGCGACGCCGCGGCATTGTCCGGCTATGTCAGCCTCATCGCCCCCACGTCCGGGAGTTTGGAACGGGAGCAGCAGCTGGTGGACATGCTCCGGAACGGATCCGTGGACGGGCTGATCCTCTTTTCGCCCGCCATGCCTGATGACGATATTGAAGCACTCGCCACCCAACTGAGTGTTGTCCAGCTCTGCGAGATCGCGGAGTCGGACGCAGCGTTCGGCGTATCCATTGACGACCGGCAGGCCGCATACGACATCACGCGGCACCTCATCAGCACCGGGGCCCGCCGGATCGCCATGATTGGCAACCGGGTAGCCCGCTCCGGGCGGCTGCGCGAGCGGGGGTTCCGCGACGCCCTGTCCGAAGCGGGCCTTGACGCGCACCACAGCCTTTTCGCCACCGGCGACTTCGACTTTCACACCGGCCGCCGGCTCACCCGGGAACTCCTGGCCATGGACCACCTGCCCGATGCCGTGTTCTGCGGCAGCGACACCGTGGCGGCCGGCTGCGTCCGCGAGATTACCAACGCCCGGCTGCGGGTCCCGGACGATATCGCCGTGGCCGGCTTCGACGACTCAATCCAGGCGGAGATGTGCGTCCCTGAACTGACCACCATCCGGCAGCCGGCCTACGAGATGGGCCTGATGGCTTTCGAAG